The proteins below are encoded in one region of Candidatus Eisenbacteria bacterium:
- a CDS encoding MBL fold metallo-hydrolase, translating to MSRDNRGGGPALRPASPALRPAASIIAIHRGKPLQLLWVRRSEANPFLGGFHSFPGGRLAREDGPIDGGPDAYMQTMARCAARETFEETGMLVGFRGSPPPLEEQRRVRRDLLDGKIEFWPTVGTWGLKLDRSVYVPCGRWVTPHFSRARFDTNFFFVELETAAAPDVWPGELESGEWVEPSRALQLWEEDRVVLAMPTLHAIRVLAEGQHDLPARLHQIPEANEVPSRHVDVRPAITMVPQKSETLPPATHTNAVVIGDGDVLIVDPGSADPEELAALYRVIDEALLPGRKPLAIALTHRHRDHLAGVEAVRERYGIPVWAHPLVQDRARIDRELHEDDVIELQGRHPRRVRVLETPGHSRSHLAFFEETSKTLVAGDLVSGLGTVVIDPPEGNMRDYIASLERIRSMDVRTLIPGHGPPNRGVERALQTLIEHRRLREGRVLRALEKGPLGEEELVAKVYADSPDAAPQLALKTLRAHLEKLIEEGRVRRVGERLERVAGPAARAPAADRPKT from the coding sequence ATGAGCCGCGACAACCGCGGCGGCGGTCCAGCGCTTCGTCCCGCATCGCCAGCGCTTCGCCCCGCCGCGAGCATCATCGCGATACACCGAGGGAAACCGCTTCAGCTTCTCTGGGTGAGGCGCTCGGAGGCGAACCCGTTCCTCGGCGGATTTCACTCGTTTCCCGGCGGCCGCCTCGCGCGCGAGGACGGACCGATCGACGGCGGTCCCGACGCCTACATGCAAACGATGGCCCGCTGCGCGGCGCGGGAGACGTTCGAGGAGACCGGGATGCTCGTCGGATTCCGCGGATCGCCCCCGCCGCTCGAAGAACAGCGGCGTGTGAGGCGCGACCTTCTGGACGGAAAGATCGAGTTCTGGCCGACCGTCGGGACGTGGGGGTTGAAGCTCGACCGTTCGGTCTACGTCCCATGCGGCCGCTGGGTGACGCCTCATTTCAGCCGGGCGCGATTCGACACGAACTTCTTCTTCGTGGAACTGGAGACTGCCGCGGCCCCCGACGTGTGGCCGGGTGAGCTCGAGTCGGGGGAGTGGGTCGAGCCGTCCCGGGCGCTTCAGCTTTGGGAGGAGGATCGGGTCGTGCTCGCGATGCCGACCCTTCACGCGATCCGCGTCCTGGCGGAGGGCCAGCACGATCTGCCGGCGCGGCTTCATCAGATTCCCGAGGCGAACGAGGTCCCCTCGCGCCACGTCGACGTTCGGCCCGCGATCACGATGGTTCCCCAGAAGAGCGAGACCCTGCCGCCGGCGACCCACACCAACGCCGTCGTGATCGGGGACGGTGATGTCCTGATCGTGGATCCCGGGAGCGCGGACCCGGAGGAGCTCGCCGCCCTCTACCGCGTGATCGATGAAGCGCTCCTCCCGGGCAGGAAGCCGCTCGCGATCGCGCTCACGCACCGCCACCGGGACCACCTGGCGGGCGTCGAGGCCGTGCGCGAGCGTTACGGGATCCCTGTCTGGGCGCACCCGCTCGTTCAGGACCGCGCGCGGATCGATCGCGAGCTGCACGAGGACGACGTCATCGAGTTGCAGGGACGCCACCCGCGGCGGGTGCGCGTGCTCGAGACGCCGGGGCACTCGCGCTCCCACTTGGCTTTCTTCGAGGAGACCTCGAAGACCCTCGTCGCGGGCGACCTGGTCTCCGGGCTGGGAACCGTGGTGATCGATCCGCCCGAGGGCAACATGCGGGACTACATCGCGTCCCTGGAGCGGATCCGCTCGATGGACGTGAGGACGCTCATCCCGGGTCATGGCCCTCCGAACCGGGGGGTCGAGCGGGCTCTACAAACTCTGATCGAGCATCGAAGGCTCCGGGAGGGGCGTGTCCTGCGCGCGCTCGAAAAGGGACCGCTCGGGGAGGAGGAGCTTGTCGCCAAGGTCTATGCCGATTCGCCGGACGCCGCGCCGCAGCTTGCCCTCAAAACCCTGCGTGCGCACCTCGAGAAGCTGATCGAGGAGGGTCGTGTTCGCCGGGTGGGGGAGCGCTTGGAGCGGGTGGCCGGACCGGCCGCTCGGGCGCCGGCGGCGGATCGGCCGAAGACTTAG
- a CDS encoding homocysteine S-methyltransferase family protein, translating into MGSTRRTKPPREADASRGAGKSASPMTTTIPQNPLTARLTRGEIILLDGALGTELERRGVPTRLPLWSAQALVDAPDTVRQIHEEYVRAGAEILTANTFRTTPRALLKAGMEGEADRLTALAISLCREARQRAGLDREVWIAGSIAPLEDCYRPELAPPPGVAEREHREQAERLQRAGADLLLIETMNSVAEAVAALRGARGARLPVLVSFICRSPREIWSGEALGDAVHAVEALEPDAILVNCTPPEIAGACLDEITRATNLPVGCYPNAGAPDLERGAWSFDPAMTPGRFAEMAQAWVRSSAQIVGGCCGTGPDHIRALRGALPPVLLE; encoded by the coding sequence ATGGGCTCAACCCGCCGGACGAAGCCTCCGCGGGAGGCTGACGCCTCCCGAGGCGCTGGGAAGTCCGCCTCGCCGATGACCACGACCATCCCTCAGAACCCGCTCACAGCGCGCCTCACGCGCGGAGAGATCATTCTCCTGGACGGCGCGCTCGGGACCGAGCTCGAGCGGCGCGGGGTCCCGACGCGGCTCCCGCTCTGGAGCGCGCAGGCGCTCGTGGACGCTCCCGACACGGTCCGCCAGATCCACGAAGAGTACGTTCGCGCCGGGGCCGAGATCCTCACCGCGAACACCTTCCGGACGACCCCGCGCGCCCTCCTGAAAGCGGGCATGGAGGGGGAGGCGGACCGTCTCACGGCCCTCGCGATCTCGCTCTGCCGGGAAGCCCGCCAGCGCGCGGGCCTCGACCGGGAGGTCTGGATCGCCGGCTCGATCGCCCCGCTCGAGGATTGCTACCGGCCCGAGCTCGCCCCGCCGCCCGGGGTGGCCGAGCGGGAGCACCGCGAGCAGGCCGAGCGGCTCCAGCGCGCGGGAGCCGATCTTCTCCTGATCGAGACGATGAACTCGGTCGCCGAAGCGGTCGCCGCGCTCCGCGGGGCCCGGGGGGCCAGGCTCCCGGTGCTGGTCAGCTTCATCTGCAGGAGCCCGCGGGAGATCTGGAGCGGGGAGGCGCTCGGGGACGCGGTTCACGCCGTCGAAGCGCTCGAGCCCGACGCGATCCTCGTCAACTGCACGCCGCCCGAGATCGCGGGCGCGTGCCTCGACGAGATCACGCGCGCGACGAATCTCCCGGTCGGCTGCTATCCGAACGCCGGGGCGCCCGATCTCGAGCGCGGCGCCTGGAGCTTCGATCCGGCGATGACGCCGGGGCGGTTCGCCGAGATGGCCCAGGCGTGGGTCCGGAGCAGCGCGCAGATCGTGGGCGGTTGCTGTGGAACCGGCCCCGACCACATCCGGGCCCTCCGCGGCGCGCTCCCGCCGGTCCTGCTCGAATGA
- a CDS encoding SDR family NAD(P)-dependent oxidoreductase — MNLKGRAVLLTGASGGIGRAAALRLARRGARVALFARHPDPLRALAKEIEGAGGEALVIPGDVCSTVDALRAVVETTSRFGHIDALVNNAGVGYLRSVDEATDDEIEEQLAVNLRGAIRMTRAALTALKARRGSAIVNVASFAGRVAAPYYSYYNASKFGLVGLTEGWRRELRPLGIRVSLLIPAAVETPFLDRAGRDRALGIGPAGTILDTDQVALGIERALRHHSAEIYIPARNQWLAVLNVAAPALSDRIVSALFRYPRRS; from the coding sequence GTGAATCTTAAGGGCCGCGCGGTCCTCCTGACCGGCGCGTCGGGCGGGATCGGGCGCGCAGCCGCGCTCCGGCTGGCGCGGCGCGGCGCGCGGGTGGCCCTCTTCGCAAGGCACCCGGACCCGCTGCGCGCTCTGGCAAAGGAGATCGAGGGCGCGGGGGGTGAGGCGCTCGTGATTCCCGGCGATGTCTGCAGTACCGTGGACGCCCTGCGCGCAGTCGTCGAGACGACCTCGCGCTTCGGCCACATCGACGCGCTCGTGAACAACGCCGGCGTGGGATACCTCCGGTCGGTCGACGAAGCCACGGATGACGAGATCGAGGAGCAGCTCGCCGTCAACCTGCGCGGCGCCATCCGGATGACGCGCGCCGCGCTCACCGCGCTCAAGGCCCGCCGCGGAAGCGCGATCGTGAACGTGGCGAGCTTCGCCGGAAGGGTCGCCGCACCCTACTACTCCTACTACAACGCGAGCAAGTTCGGCCTCGTCGGCCTGACGGAGGGATGGCGGCGAGAGCTGCGCCCCCTCGGCATCCGGGTGAGTTTGCTGATCCCGGCCGCGGTCGAGACCCCGTTTCTGGATCGCGCGGGACGGGACCGCGCGCTTGGAATCGGACCGGCGGGGACGATTCTCGACACCGATCAGGTTGCTCTCGGAATCGAGCGCGCGCTCCGCCATCACTCCGCCGAGATCTACATCCCCGCTCGGAACCAATGGCTCGCCGTCTTGAACGTCGCGGCACCCGCGCTTAGCGACCGCATCGTGAGCGCGCTTTTCCGGTATCCTCGGAGATCATGA
- a CDS encoding S9 family peptidase, with amino-acid sequence MPTPRTLQPEDLFQIQFVDALTVSPDGSRIVYTIRTIDAEKDNYQSHLWLVPAAGGEPRRLTFGENKNMGAAFSPDGRWLAFVSNRKDKRAQIYRLPLDGGEGERLTDLDGSVGGLAWSPDGGRISFVYTPSDPPETGHLPGSTPLKKAQDAKAEKKDPPPPSYRHITRLRYKFDGQGFLPQARSHIHVLDVATREVRALTSGPVDHEPPVWSPDGKWLAFAANRDRDNDYNFYVVSDVWVMPSAGGEPKNLTPQPGVASSPSWSPDGKRIAFIGHAKENDWWGWYNHHVWVVSAEGGAARDLTPDLDRVSADVMGSDLNDFHESARPVWSRDGSTVYFQSTDTGSVHLYAAPSTGGKAERLTEGALRIMGLVGSKGADDLVVLRCGHKDAGTIARFDPKRRAMTPITEPNKELFASLTIVQPEEFWVSAPEGHKIQAWILKPPNADPKKKHPMILEIHGGPRVQWGACYFHEFQMFANAGFYVVFSNPRGGLGYGEAFNQAIVKDWGGPAFDDLMLVVDEALKRHPEVDPERLGVTGGSYGGYMTNWVVGHTERFRAALTQRCVTTISTLLLASDDLGGAPSEFGDEPWNMTSEALWRQSPLAYADKIKTPLMITHSLQDQRCPISEAEILYKTLKAMRREVEMVLFPDESHGLSRGGTPSRRVARLHVMRDWFTRHLMPGGAPSDSVGAAAEPAMAGVR; translated from the coding sequence ATGCCCACCCCACGCACGCTTCAACCGGAGGATCTCTTTCAGATCCAGTTCGTCGACGCGCTCACCGTCTCGCCGGACGGATCGCGGATCGTCTACACGATCCGGACGATCGATGCCGAGAAGGACAACTATCAATCGCATCTCTGGCTCGTTCCGGCGGCGGGCGGCGAGCCGCGCCGCCTCACCTTCGGCGAGAACAAGAACATGGGGGCAGCGTTCAGCCCCGACGGACGGTGGCTCGCGTTCGTCTCGAACCGGAAGGACAAGAGAGCGCAGATCTACCGCCTGCCGTTGGACGGCGGCGAGGGGGAGCGGCTCACCGATCTCGACGGCAGTGTCGGCGGCCTCGCCTGGTCGCCCGACGGAGGGCGGATCTCGTTCGTCTACACGCCGAGCGATCCGCCCGAGACGGGGCACCTGCCCGGAAGCACGCCTCTGAAGAAGGCGCAGGACGCGAAGGCCGAGAAGAAGGATCCGCCTCCGCCGAGCTACCGGCACATCACGAGGCTCCGCTACAAATTCGACGGACAGGGATTCCTGCCTCAGGCCCGCTCGCACATCCACGTGCTCGACGTCGCGACGCGGGAAGTGCGCGCGTTGACCTCGGGCCCGGTCGATCACGAGCCCCCGGTCTGGTCCCCGGACGGCAAGTGGCTCGCGTTCGCGGCGAACAGGGACCGGGACAACGACTACAACTTCTACGTCGTCTCCGACGTCTGGGTGATGCCCTCGGCGGGCGGAGAGCCCAAGAACCTCACGCCGCAGCCGGGCGTGGCCTCGAGCCCCTCCTGGTCTCCCGATGGAAAGCGGATCGCCTTCATCGGTCACGCCAAGGAGAACGACTGGTGGGGCTGGTACAACCACCACGTCTGGGTCGTGTCCGCGGAAGGCGGCGCCGCACGAGATCTGACGCCCGACCTCGACCGCGTCTCGGCCGACGTGATGGGCAGCGATCTGAACGACTTCCACGAGTCGGCCAGGCCGGTCTGGAGCCGCGACGGGTCCACAGTCTACTTCCAATCGACGGACACCGGCTCCGTGCATCTTTACGCCGCGCCTTCCACGGGCGGAAAGGCCGAGCGTCTCACCGAGGGGGCGCTCCGGATCATGGGCCTAGTCGGGTCGAAGGGCGCCGACGACCTGGTGGTCCTCCGCTGCGGACACAAGGATGCGGGCACGATCGCGCGATTCGATCCGAAGCGTCGCGCGATGACGCCGATCACCGAGCCGAACAAGGAGCTCTTCGCGTCGCTCACGATCGTCCAGCCCGAGGAATTCTGGGTGAGCGCGCCGGAAGGGCACAAGATCCAAGCATGGATCCTCAAACCGCCGAACGCGGATCCCAAGAAGAAGCACCCGATGATCCTCGAGATCCACGGCGGCCCCCGCGTCCAGTGGGGCGCCTGCTACTTCCATGAGTTCCAGATGTTCGCGAACGCGGGCTTCTATGTCGTCTTCTCCAACCCGAGGGGCGGGCTGGGCTACGGCGAAGCCTTCAATCAGGCGATCGTGAAGGATTGGGGCGGGCCCGCCTTCGACGACCTCATGCTCGTGGTGGACGAGGCGCTGAAGCGCCACCCGGAGGTCGATCCCGAGCGCTTGGGCGTGACCGGAGGCTCCTATGGCGGCTACATGACGAACTGGGTCGTCGGGCACACGGAGCGGTTCCGGGCCGCCCTGACCCAGCGCTGCGTCACGACGATCTCCACCCTCCTCTTGGCGAGCGACGATCTGGGGGGTGCGCCCTCTGAGTTCGGGGATGAGCCCTGGAACATGACCTCCGAGGCCCTGTGGCGGCAGTCGCCGCTCGCATACGCCGACAAGATCAAGACGCCGCTCATGATCACGCACAGCCTTCAAGACCAGCGGTGCCCGATATCGGAGGCGGAGATTCTTTACAAGACGCTGAAGGCGATGCGCCGCGAGGTCGAGATGGTGCTCTTCCCCGACGAGAGCCACGGTCTCTCGAGGGGCGGAACGCCGTCGCGCCGCGTGGCCCGGCTCCACGTCATGCGCGACTGGTTTACGCGACATCTGATGCCTGGCGGAGCGCCGTCCGATTCGGTCGGAGCAGCGGCCGAGCCGGCGATGGCCGGGGTCCGGTGA